One part of the Marispirochaeta sp. genome encodes these proteins:
- a CDS encoding RHS repeat-associated core domain-containing protein gives MRAPEIHQWFNNSSNLSGKNDYLGHMQSITYLRGEIVTFTYDKAGNRQEETSIEGGLSEINSSSYYAAGQSQRLKTNGDSGANGRYAFVYDENGNMTARGTFYSESGDEVIIDTSNGESRSYQWDLAGRLTGVSHREDGTLSGSVSYTYSPRGLRITRTGTDGTTVFIYDQWGNVLYEKSGSEYRDYIRVFGSLLVRVDGTIDSDIHSETGRYYYHTDHLGTIEAATDASGTEVWSANYSAFGEVLATTGSLDQEPVYTGKGYDDEVGLYYYNARWYDPELGRFISEDPIKDGVNWYVYVSNNPLKFVDPTGLHDTDDPVENPFTGQDVNPDGTVVEDSDEGDGDNDNGGSGNNTNGQNTGQTPAPEPEKKNAWEAFKDFFGGFFGIGDEEKDEKKEQIGQDFTGVIYSGFGIAGFGIVTVVSEGGTVSVYKEGIIIEEIKYSSIGFGYTIDLGITGYHVKGSIANATKEDFMGLSASGSIGLSIGLGKAVGLVTTDKKNLEGFEEFTTLGYSALPILDLTPSTINFTNENNSQASTFYIPPVGESYDD, from the coding sequence GTGCGAGCCCCAGAAATCCATCAGTGGTTCAATAACTCCTCTAATCTGTCTGGAAAAAACGACTACTTGGGCCACATGCAGAGCATTACCTATCTCCGGGGTGAAATCGTCACCTTTACCTACGATAAGGCGGGAAACCGGCAGGAGGAGACCAGCATCGAAGGCGGTCTATCGGAGATCAATTCCAGCAGCTACTACGCCGCAGGCCAGAGCCAGCGTCTGAAGACCAATGGTGATTCCGGCGCCAACGGCCGGTACGCTTTTGTATATGACGAAAACGGCAACATGACGGCCCGGGGAACGTTCTACAGCGAGAGCGGCGATGAGGTTATAATCGACACCAGTAACGGCGAGTCCCGGAGCTACCAGTGGGACCTCGCCGGTCGCTTGACCGGGGTAAGCCACAGGGAAGACGGAACGTTATCAGGAAGCGTGTCGTATACCTACAGCCCCCGGGGCCTGCGGATAACAAGGACCGGTACCGACGGAACGACGGTCTTTATCTACGACCAGTGGGGAAATGTGCTGTATGAGAAGAGTGGAAGCGAATACCGTGATTACATTCGCGTCTTCGGTTCACTCCTGGTACGTGTAGACGGAACGATAGACAGTGATATCCATAGCGAGACTGGCCGATACTATTACCATACCGACCATTTGGGAACCATAGAGGCGGCTACGGATGCAAGCGGCACAGAGGTGTGGAGTGCGAATTACAGCGCCTTCGGTGAGGTGCTGGCAACCACGGGCAGCCTTGATCAGGAACCGGTGTATACGGGGAAGGGATATGATGATGAAGTAGGACTGTATTACTACAACGCACGGTGGTATGACCCGGAACTGGGGCGATTTATATCGGAGGACCCGATTAAGGACGGAGTAAACTGGTATGTTTATGTCAGTAATAATCCGCTGAAGTTTGTTGATCCGACAGGGTTACACGACACTGATGATCCTGTTGAGAATCCGTTTACCGGTCAAGATGTAAATCCTGATGGAACGGTGGTCGAGGACAGTGATGAGGGCGATGGTGATAATGACAATGGTGGGTCAGGAAATAATACAAATGGGCAGAATACGGGGCAAACGCCTGCGCCTGAACCGGAAAAGAAGAATGCCTGGGAAGCGTTTAAAGATTTCTTTGGTGGTTTCTTTGGAATCGGGGATGAAGAGAAAGATGAAAAAAAAGAGCAAATTGGACAAGATTTTACCGGTGTGATTTATTCAGGATTTGGTATTGCAGGATTTGGTATTGTGACGGTCGTTTCTGAAGGAGGGACAGTAAGCGTCTATAAAGAAGGAATAATAATAGAAGAAATTAAATATAGTTCAATCGGTTTTGGTTATACGATTGATCTTGGGATAACTGGTTATCATGTAAAAGGGTCGATTGCTAATGCTACAAAAGAAGATTTCATGGGCTTGTCTGCCTCTGGAAGTATTGGTCTGAGTATTGGACTGGGAAAAGCTGTCGGTTTAGTCACAACAGACAAAAAGAATCTTGAGGGATTCGAGGAATTTACGACACTCGGCTACTCTGCGCTCCCTATTTTAGATTTAACGCCATCGACGATAAATTTTACAAATGAAAACAACTCACAAGCTTCAACTTTTTATATACCACCGGTAGGAGAATCTTATGATGATTAG